One genomic window of Numida meleagris isolate 19003 breed g44 Domestic line chromosome 1, NumMel1.0, whole genome shotgun sequence includes the following:
- the SHISA2 gene encoding protein shisa-2 homolog produces MWGGRCSLLLAALGWLLPAGAAGSGEYCHGWLDGQGGWRDGFQCPERFDGGDATICCGSCALRYCCSSAEARLDQGGCDNDRRQGGGEQGRPRDGPDGAAVPIYVPFLIVGSVFVAFIILGSLVAACCCRCLRPKQEPQQSHAPAGARLMETIPMIASAGTSRGSSSRQSSTAASSSSSANSGARAPPTRSQTNCCLPEGTMNNVYVNMPTNFSVLNCQQATQIVPHQGQFLHPPYVGYAVPHDAVPLAPVPQFLDGLQGGYRQIQSPYPHAGGEQKMYPAVTV; encoded by the exons ATGTGGGGCGGGCGCTGCTCGCTGCTGCTGGCCGcgctgggctggctgctgccggcgggggcggcgggcagcggcgAGTACTGCCACGGCTGGCTGGACGGGCAGGGCGGCTGGCGGGACGGCTTCCAGTGTCCCGAGCGCTTCGACGGCGGCGACGCCACCATCTGCTGCGGCAGCTGCGCGCTGCGCTACTGCTGCTCCAGCGCCGAGGCGCGTCTGGACCAGGGCGGCTGCGACAACGACCGGCGGCAGGGCGGCGGCGAGCAGGGCCGGCCCCGCGACGGGCCCGACGGGGCGGCAG TGCCCATCTACGTGCCGTTCCTCATTGTCGGCTCCGTCTTCGTCGCCTTCATCATCCTGGGCTCGCTGGTGGCcgcctgctgctgccgctgcctGCGGCCCAAGCAGGAGCCTCAGCAGAGCCACGCTCCCGCCGGTGCCCGCCTGATGGAGACCATCCCCATGATTGCCAGCGCAGGCACCTCGCGTGGCTCCTCCTCGCGCCAGTCCAGCACTGCcgccagctccagctccagcgCCAATTCGGGGGCCCGCGCCCCCCCGACCCGCTCGCAGACCAACTGCTGCCTGCCCGAGGGCACCATGAACAATGTCTACGTCAACATGCCCACCAACTTCTCGGTGCTCAACTGCCAGCAGGCCACCCAAATCGTGCCGCACCAGGGCCAGTTCCTGCACCCGCCCTACGTGGGCTACGCTGTCCCGCACGACGCGGTGCCGCTGGCCCCTGTTCCCCAGTTCCTGGACGGGCTGCAGGGCGGCTACCGGCAGATCCAGTCCCCGTACCCGCATGCCGGCGGCGAGCAGAAGATGTACCCGGCGGTCACCGTGTAG